Below is a genomic region from Rosa chinensis cultivar Old Blush chromosome 5, RchiOBHm-V2, whole genome shotgun sequence.
AACACACCCTTCAATGCCTTCAACCTCACACAATCTGCAGCCTTCATGACTCTCTCCAACCCACTCAGCATCACCTTCATTGCCATATCCACCAGCACTTCCACCTCGGCCACCGCCCCACCGCCGTTCCTGACCCGGGTGGACAGCCGGGCCAGTTCAACCGTCTTCCGGTCCGCCATGGCCACCTGCTGCCTCTCCATCTCCCTCTCCACCCTCTCCTCCTCGTACCGAATCTTCAGCCTCAGCTCCTCTATCTTCCTCAGCTGCTGCTCGGACAGGTTCCGCAGCCGAGCTTTTCGCAGTAGCTGGAACAACATTGAGGGCTTCCAACCTGTCAGCCATGAAAAGGCATTCTCCAAAGGGCTGGACCAGACAGGGCAGAAGAAGGCAAGCACATCTTGATGAGCAGCAGCCCATTTTGCAGTGTAGTATTCTTTGTGCAAATTTGTGACCTTGGACACCAAAGCTTGGAGCTCTGCCTCATTATGAAGCAGTATCTTCTCCTGGGACAACTTGAGCAGCTGGTGTTGGACTTGCTCAAGCTGACAAACCCACTTCTCAAAAAACTCGGAGAACCTCTCCTCAACTTGGGTTTTCATTACGAGTTCTCAAATTCTTAGAGTGGTATTCCAAAGACTAGAAAAGGGTGGGTGGAAAAAGGGTTTAGGGggctttatatagggagagggGGGCTAGTGGGGGTGACCAGATGTAGAGATTTGGAGGGAGGTGAGGTGCAtggattacaagttgtaagtggTATTTGACGCTTTGCAACAGCGCTAAGGATCAGAGAGACGAGTCTAAGCGCTTTCTTTGATTTGGTGCCTTGAAAATTTGAATGAATCAAAGTGGTGTACGTATGTAGCCTTTGGCTGAGGTGAAGAGGCATGCAGAGCAACCAGGTGGTGGGTGAGGCTGTGTATGGTGAGACGTGGCAGTGTGGGAATGAATCTGGGTTCGACGTGGAGCATGGTGAGGGCTGAGTTTCAATAAGGTTGACAGGTCCAGACATGTTGACTCTGTTGTCATGCTTTTGGGGGTTCGGGGTACGGCTGCATTTCATGCTCTTttaacttcattggatttagACTATGAATCGAAAACTTTTGTATAGATTACGTGTATATATACTCTTCATTACTTAGATAATCAATACCGACAGAGCactagtgtgtgtgtatatatagtcAGAGATTGTACATAACTTGTGAAAACAGATTTTGGGAAAGATGAATCTGTTCCAATTCAATTCATCAGTATAATTTTTAGGGGACAAGCAAGCTTTTTAACTTGTGTTGTGTAGAACAGAACATTTACAGAGTTTCTGCTGCAGATTTTTCTTTGTATTGGTTTCTAataagtttttttctttttgtttttttttttccgacaaaTTGTTTTCTAATAAGTTGCAAAAACATCTTGAACACACCTCCTTTCTCACTAAATTCTGACCAATTGTTTAGTATACTTTCTCATTTCACCTCAAACTCTAGAATTAGGCAATTTGTTGCCTAAATCATATAATTTTAATGGTTGTCGTTTAGTTATTTGACTTTAACGTAATGATCATGAAGTATTTATTAAGCGATCACGTCACATTATGATGAAAGTTTGAAAGTCAACGATTATATAACATATGTGACGAGAATCtaataaccaattaattaaaatcACAATGAGAATCGAATAACCAATCAACTAATATCACAATATAACTCCATATTTACTTGTAAAATGCAAAATAAAAGTTCTAAAAGGAAATTATAGTTAAGACTTTCGTCCAGAAACGTCATGCGAGGTTATAAGTTTTTAATTGTAAAATTTAATGTaaaaattgttcaagtaaatccagaatatgtgtctggcccaaactttaggttacttgacctagttgtaatatggtttcgaattagagatattcatagatatccgatcaattgtacgattatctttccttgtataactctgattctatgtcttgtaatcctttatataaagagacccatattattaatgaaagcacgactcaattttctcccaatttcgtttttccttaaacacgttatcagcacgaagccctaaccttgaaaccctaaattcgtagccttcaaaccctagccaccaccgcctcatatattgaagccctcaatTTCAGGATTCCAGAACTGGAGGCGGAACCATCAGAactggccggaaaaccaccgaatCGGCCACCGGAAGTATTGAACCAGCCctccaagaagaagaaaaattgatcCCTGCACCGGTTACCACCTTCCGGACCTccgattgctaccaaattttgccACTGGCAGCGTCTCGATCCCAGGATCCGGGAACCGGAAACAGAACTCTAAAAACCTATTGAACTGACTTGCAGAAAaaccagaagaaagaaaaaaaaaaaaaaaaggaaaagaaggaagcccAGAGGCCCACAGAAGcaggcccactgccacgtcatcaccGGGCCCACTGCCACATCATCACTGAGACCCACCACCACGTCAGCACATGGACTCATTGCCACGTCATCACGAGGTCCTACTGTCACATCAGCACCAGACCCCACTACCATGTCAGCAGCGGACCCCACTGCCACGTTAGCACTGGACCCCATTGCCACATCAGCTCCGACGACTTTCCGGCGAGATTTTTCTTGTGACTTTTTCCGACTAAATTCTGGTGATTTTTTCGGCAATTTTCTACACTTTTTAAGGTATGTTTTAAAGGTTCCTTTagttcctgtttttgaagtttttattgtttttttctattctttttctcggggacttgcaacctcccttcttctacccccatttcttcatcatagaggagacctaattaagcagaactgtgggggttcgtgctcactccaagcttagggcttgttgagatctccaaacttagagtttgtagagaatttatgagcgaccacttatgtcattgtttcgatctaatccaatacctcttggaattgaatttcttggaagcgattacgctcaaaatttttatatgttttcgttgTGGATTTTTTCTGCTCCGAAACtgaccatttttcttgttctctttcaggatgagtaacctgaacaaattggattttgctccattaggaacagttggctctagatatcataggtgggttcgtgatattcgccagcatctcaaggccgatggaatcctggataagATTTTCGAGCCTAGCCAaaacgtgctaactgttgagcaaactcaagctttggaagcaaatagagtagccagagGCAAATAACGTGaaaaccatcatcctaatgactcgtcatgtggatgattcgctccagtatgagtatatgaatgaagaagaccctagaaggctgtgggtctcacttgaagaaagatttggcaacgtccgtgactccttgcttcctaacctagaagtgagttggcatagcctccgcttctgtgatttcaagtcagttcttgactacaagtcggaagcactttgcattaaatccttaatggaattctgtggtaaagagatcacagatgcgatgttgattaagaagactctctctactttctccgtctctgcattgatggttgctaagaactatcgaatcgatgttactacagGACGGATCaaaaggtttcatgagctcattggagctatgaatgtcgctgaaaatcatgacaacatccttgtgaagaactataattcgagatccgtggaaatagagcatattccggaatctaattatagtcgcgcccctaagaaatggcgctaagagcgaaaccctaatcttagggatacttctatATGTTTTAgtccatataattgctctacttgggaaggtaatcgccaaaataggcgaacacggaaccgaagaggtcaacgtggaaagagagagggaggcaacgcctttggccatgttggtggcgccaccaacactaagagccatctaaatgacactttcaaagcgtctcaatcaatggagtctgagcaaagagatgtatgttctcgatgtggagtatccagtcattgggcacacatttataGAGCTCGTGAAAAAattgtcaccacctacaaagcatattgtgaagcaaaagaagctcactatgtggaacaagaagatcaagaagatgatctagagtgaagggttgaagactacaattctggctgggatcaatagatcgccaattctgtttaagtctttattttttccaagagagatgtaataggcaattaccatatactttgtagtaaatgccattggttttgtttttcttcacataggctcatccaaaataagtatgatgtttaggaaggttttgagataaatgGTACTTAAGGAAGCTTTTCTCCaacaacatctctctactcacttggtcatatttattttggagttaccgaaagaagtcaaacgactacctttgttttgcattagctagcatttggattagattctcctaatggttaagagacaatgatgtactctattggcccttatgaataaaattttgagttcttttcatgactccattttaattctgagcatatgactgtgtgactacgatggctgggccattagtattaattcaaggacatggaatagcctaaGTTCCCCTTAttaaatggcaccttgattaattaCTGTaacagaaactctctactctcctagggcaaatcgcacctatgaatagccaacggataccatgcaaaaatgcatgtagagaacggaaatgggttcctttgcaatacctctagtGATTGCTACCAaaagtgcatcttagagaagtttatgtgtctctctagtggactctatttcactattcgagctattaaatctaataaagtcatgagagaagatctctttgatttagacacatattggctttctcacgacaggataggtcatcctggtcctgatatgatgatccgtctactaaataCTTCGCACAGACATtcattctctcgagcgaaataaagcatgaatcaaaagttgattcctgaactaagtgtgaccgccacAGCTGCCTCTAGCGCCGCCGCTATCTACCACCAGCCTAGGACTGGCACAGTctctatccatgacgccatggatggcgtccatcatggtgatggcgccctaggtgattcTGCAATCACcgactttgcttcaaatagcgtttcagactctcaaacccaaccaaaatcctcatttgtTACTTCTAAAACCTCTCGCTCTTTTACAAAGCCTATTCCATAGGGAAATTACGATTGAgacagtcctatgcaaaggatatgaaaatactcattctgttcttacatagaatccatggggattctatggactgattcaaccaacttgcagacgtttaaatatctcatgatgttggttgacacgcaaacacgctggtcacctgttgtgccattgtccacttgtaatgctgcttatgctacactcctagcatatATCATATaacaacaggctcactcccaggatcatcctattcagtaaATTGGATTTGATGATGcaagagagtttacatcgaagactttcgatgggtATTGCATATCActaggactgatgttggacatcatattcccatgaacacacccaattggtctcgcgaaaacgactacgatggtagttagGACATtgataatgcgcaccaatctccttatatccgcttagggTGATGTAATATCTCGTGCagttatgctaattcgtctacgacttaCCGCAACTCAATGTATCTTTgcattacaactagtgactgggtacaagtatttcgtacttacgcacatttgagtgagccatttatgtgtcaattgcgcTGCTACAGcacactatgataggtccttacagatgaataggcaactacgttggatttgagattccaacaatcgttcgccacttaatgcccttgcaaggcgatctccgtACCGCTAGGTTTGtgagttgtcactttgatgagacagtcttcccgtcgttagggggagataagaacacgaatgttcagctGGAATGACATAAATTTTCGTGGTCTgtctccactatgtctcatcttggtCCCcactaaagtgatgagatcacacatatctactgcaaacatgcctacaaGAAATGACGTCCttatgagaggacgtagcgccacctacaaggaggtaggcatggtgccaacaccaaagagaatggcactctagcgttataggccgttgccccagctaggatgcgtgggaggccagTGGGTTCGAAAGATACCTTGGCACAatccaatcctttaatcattgacactcaaaatccttctcatgagaatcttctggattaaggttaccgttgggggacgcctcaacgtcaaaacctattcctgagaatatagagctctatgaaaattacactagtgtacatgagacgtgggatagaaacttcatcataattgattatgtagttgcgcatttcattgcgcatgagtttgttgagtccgatgatatcgaaacacgctccgttgatgaatggataccaacgtagagaaatttggcctaaatggaaagatgcgatccaggataagatggattctctaacgaagatgaaggtttttgagctagtgatgtcaacacctcctaacataaaacttgttgactaatgggtcttcgttagaaagtgtagtgagaaaaagagatggtaacctcgccttatggcacaaggcttctcactaaacgccttggaatcgactacgatgagacatattctctcgtaatggatgtcattgcactccactaccctatcagtttggtagtttctgaataactgaacatgcagcttacaaatgtgatcactacgtatctctatggagaTCTAGACACTGAATGTACATGAAGGTTtgtggtgaacttcatttacccaagtcaaataGCTTTAGACCACAGAGCGCATTTACAacaaggttgaaatgctcactaaagtgactacttgattgggaagggatatgcccacgcatttccataacaagtttcggattctatcggggttcatgtttgacatgatcttcattggaagcccttaaggagttaagggaaaccgttgaacacttaaaatctgagtttgagatgaaggattttgggaaaacatgattatgtctcggtttggaacttgagcatcgtattgatagatgcttaggcattttgacaaggtcaaaccttcaagcacccccatgcatgatcgtccgtagtcttgatccttaAAAGGATCGTTTTCGTCTAAAGGATGATAACGAAGATGCGTTAGAGGTAGAAGTGTCATACTTACGTACAATAGGtgtattattgtacttagctcaatgcacaagactggacatctcatttgcagtgaacttgttagttaaGGTATAcctctgcgccaacgcaacgccattggattggtgtaaaagatctctttcggtacttgagatgtacgatttctatccctacaaaaagatgatggattcggacctatcacacaccaggaacgccgccaacactggtctgcatccattatccccatcccaaaacgacatgtgttttggaaggttttgctgatgttgggtatctctttgacccacacaaaggtcattcccaaactggttatgtgttcaccatgggtaaagaccgtgatatcttagaggtctacagaatagaccctattcgctatatcttcgaacaatgcagagattattgctcttcacgaagtggttcgtgaatgtatatgaattggatccatagttacgcatgttcgaacaattgtggtttgaaatctaccatagatgagcctacgagcgtataggataatgttgcttgttttgaacaaatgaagcaaggctacctcaaaagcgacaacaccaagcataatcagcaacaacagactctcctcaagatcaaagtgaactaggttcaatttgaggacagtgcggcatacttgctcactaagtcattacctaaattccactttcgagaaacatgttggtagcatcatttgcggaagttatccgaactcctatgacagtagtcatcagggggagatgcagacattagggggagatgtttgcatgtatggtctcgaaacatgaaaggtgtgttgttcactttttcccctttgaccgaggttattttttgtcccacaagatttttgttactcggaaagttttttaatgaggcaatgaggagcaccatgtttgggcgacacaagggggagtgttcaagtaaatccagaatatgtgtctggcccaaactctaggttacttgacctagttgtaatagggttgcgaattagagatattctcgatattcatagatatccgatcaATTGTACgatatctttccttgtacaactctgattctatgtcttgtaatcctctatataaagaggctcctattattaatgaaaacacaactcaattctctcacaattttgtttttccttaaaaaaaataagattAAATTGTTAAAATGTTCAgaagtcaataaaatttccaatttaattttttttggcaatcgccaatttaagaTTAAAATCAACCTTTTTACTCCACAAAGACACCAAGAGGACCTAAACACTTGTCTTGCCTACAAATTAAAAAACCCAGCCCTtccatcatggaacaacgaaCAACAAACAAATCAAATTAAGTTTTTGGGTTCTCAATTGTGATGTGTCAATCTCCTCACCTAGGTGTCACGTGCATGAGATCAAAATCTGAGTCTATGGAGCTCGAGCTGCTGAAAACCAAGCGAGACTAGTCATCTCCATTTCTACGTGTCCTTCCAAAACATCATGAACATCCCTAACATACACCACCGCTTCAATTCTTTCCCTTCTTGTAAGGCAAAATATGTAATGCAAATACTTCTTTCTTTCACTGCTTCTCCACAAtaaatcccaaaccctaaaaatgGCAAGCGGTGACAGAGAGGAATCCAAATGCTGCTTCAAAGAATGGATGACAACCCAAGAGGAAGACCTCTCGGAGCTTTTCCAAGCTCTCACCGTCGAGCCGGAAAACATAGACCAACTTAAACAGCTCGCCGAGAAGAGCATCACTCACTTCCAGGACTACATCAAAAGGCGTAACAAACTCGCCCACAAAGACATCTCTGCCTACTTTGCACCCAACTGGTGCTCTCCCTGGGAGAACTCTCTTCTCTGGGTCGCCGGCTGCCGCCCTTCCTTATTTTTCCGCCTCGTGTACGCCCTTAGCGGCTCGGAAGTCGAGTCCAATCTCACCGAGTTCCTCCTTGGCACGAAAGAGGGGTACCTCGGCGAGGTCATGAGCTCCACACAGCTTCTGATGATCAACGCCTTGCAGAGCAAGACAATAAGCGAGGAAGAGAGGCTGACGATGAAGCTGGCCGCTCTGCAGGAGGACATAGCGGACCAGCCGATTGCGATGATTGCGAAAGGGCTGAGCAAAGTTGGGGAGATGAACGGGGAGGTGGAAAAGGTTCTGGATAATCATGGTCGACAAATGGTCAAGGTTTTGGAGGAGGCAGATGGGCTGAGGATGAACACGCTTAAGGAGCTTGTGAAGATATTGAGTCCTCTTCAGGCAGTGGATTTTCTGGTGGCGAGTAAGAAGCTTCATCTCTGTGTGCATAATTGGGGAAGGCAGAGGGATCAGAAGCTTGGGAGGAAAGAAATCGATGAGGAATGTTAATTAGTTTGAacaaattttttctgttttattgaGTATGTAATGTATCTACTTCTTAGAGAATATGTAATGTTGCAATTATATGTTAAATGAAATCTCTTACTACTTTTAACCGATTAGTACAGTATCTCTTTTTACTTCTTCATGTGTGGGCTTGAGTTTGATAACTTTGGTTTATGGTGTTGTACATGAAGACACGTACATGAATGATATTAATTATGAGTTTCGGATGTGAAATTTTTGTCactcattaatttatttatttttggtcaCACACTAATTTTTCTTTGTATGGTATGGTGTCTCTGGTAGAATATGTAGAATCTCAAATTGCAAATTAGACAAAATTGACTAAAATCTTCTACAATTTGCCTGGGGATCTTAGAAGATTTTGACGCTATTTCTAAGTGAGTTAGTTGTGAGTTTGCTATTACGATCCTAATTAGTTTTGGGTTTGTTAATTACTTGGATCCGGATCCTCTCCTAATCTCATTCCCCTCTTAACCTATCTAAGCTTTTATAGAGATTAAGACACCTTTCAAGTCTCATATCCAATGAGTTccgttcccctggtcagcaactgaccatggatcatttggtcagtcaccgtccgatttcaatcagaTGGCTGACAAAACTCATCTCAGATTTCATCACTTATCTGTCagccgtccgatttcaatcagaCGGTGATTGACCAAATGATCCATGGTCAGTTGCTAACCAAGGGATCATGATTGCATATCCAATATCTCCTCAACATAAAAAGTTACTGATTTTACAAAATAACCCTTCTTTTTGTCCGTATTCTCCTATTCTCCTgtttcaactctctctctctctccctctccacctTCCTCTGTTTTCAGATATGGTTCCAAGGTAGCCCACAGATTATATATTCCTTCCATTGATTATCCTACCTCCATCATCTATTCCTTCCATTGATTATCCTACCTCCATCATCTTCAAGAATACATGAATGAACAAGATTTTGCAACAACCACACAATTTTACAAACCAGTCATCAAATCAATCAACCTCCACCGTTGCAGTCATCATTCAACCTATTTCAAGATCTTGTTTTTCGGATAAGAACAAGATCATCTTGAAATtcaaatctgaaattttttcaTGATAAAAATTGGGGAAGAGAAAAAG
It encodes:
- the LOC112167835 gene encoding protein DOG1-like 4; this encodes MKTQVEERFSEFFEKWVCQLEQVQHQLLKLSQEKILLHNEAELQALVSKVTNLHKEYYTAKWAAAHQDVLAFFCPVWSSPLENAFSWLTGWKPSMLFQLLRKARLRNLSEQQLRKIEELRLKIRYEEERVEREMERQQVAMADRKTVELARLSTRVRNGGGAVAEVEVLVDMAMKVMLSGLERVMKAADCVRLKALKGVLDLLSPLQCVEFLAATGMVQIKLRRWGRKRSDLIDLN
- the LOC112203033 gene encoding protein DELAY OF GERMINATION 1, with protein sequence MASGDREESKCCFKEWMTTQEEDLSELFQALTVEPENIDQLKQLAEKSITHFQDYIKRRNKLAHKDISAYFAPNWCSPWENSLLWVAGCRPSLFFRLVYALSGSEVESNLTEFLLGTKEGYLGEVMSSTQLLMINALQSKTISEEERLTMKLAALQEDIADQPIAMIAKGLSKVGEMNGEVEKVLDNHGRQMVKVLEEADGLRMNTLKELVKILSPLQAVDFLVASKKLHLCVHNWGRQRDQKLGRKEIDEEC